From a region of the Lactuca sativa cultivar Salinas chromosome 4, Lsat_Salinas_v11, whole genome shotgun sequence genome:
- the LOC111908603 gene encoding single myb histone 1 — protein MHRWTLEEENALRAGVDKYGTGKWMKILTDEDLAPCLIARTNIDLKDKWRNLCGNASRRAVSLRCSTDKKIGSGYDAKNLKALPFPSTNNSDGLHVVADHSYTKKIDIQELVDEENQNVEVDIKEAIQSMKESGYNTYEVVVTLQNLGVQHPSVEAVNESKGEAIEFGYTGVVKKIQKQRIRRYSERIVKKKLSKKVYRKDGKGSYATNPLNLD, from the exons ATGCATCGGTGGACATTGGAGGAAGAAAACGCCCTTCGCGCCGGAGTAGACAAGTACGGAACCGGGAAATGGATGAAAATACTCACCGATGAAGACCTCGCTCCTTGCCTCATTGCCCGGACCAATATTGATCTCAAG GACAAATGGCGTAACCTATGTGGTAATGCTTCTAGAAGAGCTGTGTCTCTTCGGTGCTCAACAGATAAGAAAATAGGTTCTGG GTATGATGCTAAGAATCTTAAAGCACTTCCATTTCCATCCACAAACAATTCAGATGGGCTTCATGTTGTTGCAGATCATAGCTACACCAAG AAAATTGATATTCAAGAATTAGTTGATGAAGAAAATCAGAATGTTGAGGTTGACATTAAAGAAGCTATTCAATCAATGAAGGAATCAGGTTATAATACCTATGAAGTAGTTGTTACACTTCAAAATTTAGGAGTTCAACATCCATCAGTTGAAGCAGTTAATGAATCCAAAGGAGAAGCAATAGAGTTTGGTTATACTGGGGTTGttaagaaaatccaaaaacaaagaATCAGAAGATATTCAGAGAGAATTGTCAAGAAGAAGCTGTCAAAGAAAGTATACCGAAAGGATGGAAAAGGAAGTTATGCTACAAATCCATTAAACTTGGACTAA
- the LOC111908605 gene encoding PHD finger protein ALFIN-LIKE 4 isoform X1 has product MEGGGATPYNPRTVEEVFRDFKGRRAGMIKALTTDVEEFYHQCDPEKENLCLYGFPSEQWEVNLPAEEVPPELPEPALGINFARDGMQEKDWLSLVAVHSDAWLLSVAFYFGARFGFDKADRKRLFNMINDLPTIFEIVSGIAKKAQKEKTAVSNHSSTKSKSNSKMSLQREPESHGKYPKQHPLAAAAALKDENEGGMRMGMGMGLGLEMDDEEDDEEDEDEHGETLCGACGENYASDEFWICCDICEKWFHGKCVKITPARAEHIKQYKCPSCSNKRARP; this is encoded by the exons ATGGAGGGAGGAGGAGCAACGCCGTATAATCCTCGCACAGTGGAGGAGGTTTTTAGGGATTTCAAAGGTCGTCGTGCCGGAATGATCAAAGCTCTTACCACCG ATGTTGAAGAATTTTACCACCAGTGTGATCCAG AAAAGGAGAATTTGTGTTTGTATGGTTTTCCTAGTGAGCAATGGGAGGTGAATTTGCCTGCTGAAGAGGTGCCACCAGAACTCCCAGAACCAGCATTGGGTATTAATTTTGCTAGAGATGGAATGCAAGAAAAAGACTGGTTATCTTTGGTTGCTGTTCATAGCGATGCTTGGTTGCTTTCTGTTGCCTTCTATTTTGGTGCCAGATTTGGATTTGATAAAGCTGATAG GAAGCGATTGTTTAACATGATAAATGATCTCCCGACAATATTTGAAATTGTAAGTGGTATCGCAAAGAAAGCCCAGAAGGAAAAAACTGCAGTCTCTAATCACAGTAGCACCAAATCCAAGTCAAACTCAAAAATG TCATTGCAGCGGGAGCCAGAGTCTCATGGGAAGTACCCAAAGCAACATCCcctagcagcagcagcagcactGAAAGATGAAAATGAAGGGGGGATGAGAATGGGAATGGGAATGGGATTGGGATTGGAGATggatgatgaagaggatgatgaagAGGATGAGGATGAGCATGGGGAGACATTGTGTGGAGCATGTGGAGAGAATTATGCATCGGATGAGTTTTGGATATGCTGTGATATTTGTGAGAAGTGGTTTCATGGAAAGTGTGTCAAGATCACTCCAGCTAGAGCTGAACACATTAAGCAGTACAAGTGTCCATCTTGCAGCAACAAAAGAGCTCGCCCTTGA
- the LOC111908605 gene encoding PHD finger protein ALFIN-LIKE 4 isoform X2, with product MEGGGATPYNPRTVEEVFRDFKGRRAGMIKALTTDVEEFYHQCDPEKENLCLYGFPSEQWEVNLPAEEVPPELPEPALGINFARDGMQEKDWLSLVAVHSDAWLLSVAFYFGARFGFDKADRKRLFNMINDLPTIFEIVSGIAKKAQKEKTAVSNHSSTKSKSNSKMREPESHGKYPKQHPLAAAAALKDENEGGMRMGMGMGLGLEMDDEEDDEEDEDEHGETLCGACGENYASDEFWICCDICEKWFHGKCVKITPARAEHIKQYKCPSCSNKRARP from the exons ATGGAGGGAGGAGGAGCAACGCCGTATAATCCTCGCACAGTGGAGGAGGTTTTTAGGGATTTCAAAGGTCGTCGTGCCGGAATGATCAAAGCTCTTACCACCG ATGTTGAAGAATTTTACCACCAGTGTGATCCAG AAAAGGAGAATTTGTGTTTGTATGGTTTTCCTAGTGAGCAATGGGAGGTGAATTTGCCTGCTGAAGAGGTGCCACCAGAACTCCCAGAACCAGCATTGGGTATTAATTTTGCTAGAGATGGAATGCAAGAAAAAGACTGGTTATCTTTGGTTGCTGTTCATAGCGATGCTTGGTTGCTTTCTGTTGCCTTCTATTTTGGTGCCAGATTTGGATTTGATAAAGCTGATAG GAAGCGATTGTTTAACATGATAAATGATCTCCCGACAATATTTGAAATTGTAAGTGGTATCGCAAAGAAAGCCCAGAAGGAAAAAACTGCAGTCTCTAATCACAGTAGCACCAAATCCAAGTCAAACTCAAAAATG CGGGAGCCAGAGTCTCATGGGAAGTACCCAAAGCAACATCCcctagcagcagcagcagcactGAAAGATGAAAATGAAGGGGGGATGAGAATGGGAATGGGAATGGGATTGGGATTGGAGATggatgatgaagaggatgatgaagAGGATGAGGATGAGCATGGGGAGACATTGTGTGGAGCATGTGGAGAGAATTATGCATCGGATGAGTTTTGGATATGCTGTGATATTTGTGAGAAGTGGTTTCATGGAAAGTGTGTCAAGATCACTCCAGCTAGAGCTGAACACATTAAGCAGTACAAGTGTCCATCTTGCAGCAACAAAAGAGCTCGCCCTTGA